The following coding sequences lie in one Musa acuminata AAA Group cultivar baxijiao chromosome BXJ1-8, Cavendish_Baxijiao_AAA, whole genome shotgun sequence genomic window:
- the LOC103974025 gene encoding pheophytinase, chloroplastic isoform X1, producing MELVPLSRSSIFAPPINRLQRRNNLKWKQSKPSVSRKAGIACAGAKPPRNSGVSSQESKRIENLYQKEGRRLLRLLEGLRSRASPEVCGEHHKYFAINGDVGLASIPKKVDEVAKVIIPGLSDDSGGSPISSCYWEWKPKISVHYEKSGSQNVDAPAVLFLPGFGVGSFHYEKQLEDLGRDYKVWALDFLGQGKSLPTEDPAPVDNREGDSEDNDVLWGFGEEPKPWARELVYSIDLWREQVQHFVEQVIGEPVYVVGNSLGGFVALYFAACNPQLVRGVTLLNATPFWGFLPNPVRSPRLSKFLSWSGTFPLPSNVRRLTQLVWEKISDPSSIQEVLKQVYADHSINVDKVFSHIIEITQHPAAAASFASIMFAPRGQLSFQEALSRCQVEGVPICLMYGREDPWVRPIWGFQVKRQLPEVPYYEISPAGHCPHDEVPEVINFLLRGWIKNLESQGSVSLPLLEEPDYVQYEILKELEYVKEGSHKSIKVRFLGSNFSFWNLIISSLKLRLASLLASFR from the exons ATGGAGTTGGTTCCCTTGAGCCGCTCTTCCATATTTGCCCCCCCTATCAACAGACTCCAGCGGAGAAACAACCTCAAGTGGAAGCAGTCTAAGCCTTCGGTTTCCAGAAAAGCTGGAATTGCTTGTGCTGGGGCGAAACCCCCTCGGAATTCAGGGGTTTCTTCTCAAGAAAGCAAGAGGATCGagaatttgtatcaaaaggaagggCGTAGATTGTTGCGTCTGCTCGAAGGGCTTCGAAGCCGTGCCTCTCCGGAGGTGTGCGGTGAGCATCATAAATATTTTGCCATCAATGGAGATGTGGGTCTCGCTAGTATCCCCAAGAAAGTGGATGAAGTTGCAAAGGTCATCATTCCTGGTTTATCTGATGACTCCGGTGGCTCTCCGATCAGTAGTTGCTACTGGGAGTGGAAACCTAAAATTTCGGTGCACTATGAGAAGTCAGGGTCTCAGAATGTGGATGCGCCTGCTGTGCTCTTCCTACCTGGGTTTGGAGTTGGCTCATTTCACTATGAGAAGCAATTGGAAGATTTGGGCCGTGATTACAAAGTGTGGGCTCTGGATTTCTTAGGACAAGGCAAGTCATTGCCAACCGAAGACCCGGCCCCCGTTGATAATCGTGAAGGGGATTCTGAAGATAATGATGTGTTATGGGGGTTCGGAGAGGAACCTAAACCCTGGGCAAGGGAGCTGGTGTACTCTATTGACCTATGGCGAGAACAGGTTCAGCATTTTGTAGAACAG GTAATTGGTGAACCAGTTTATGTTGTTGGTAATTCTCTTGGAGGCTTTGTTGCCTTGTACTTTGCAGCATGCAATCCTCAGCTAGTAAGAGGAGTTACATTGCTTAATGCGACACCGTTTTGGGGATTCCTTCCTAACCCTGTCAGATCACCTAGATTGTCCAAATTTCTTTCATGGTCTGGGACGTTTCCCCTACCTTCAAATGTGAGAAGGCTAACTCAGTTGGT ATGGGAGAAGATCAGTGACCCCAGTAGCATACAGGAAGTACTAAAACAAGTCTATGCTGATCATTCAATAAATGTTGACAAAGTATTttcccatataattgaaataacaCAACATCCTGCAGCCGCTGCTTCTTTTGCCTCCATTATGTTTGCTCCTAGGGGGCAGTTATCCTTCCAGGAAGCCTTGTCCAG GTGCCAAGTGGAAGGTGTTCCGATCTGTCTTATGTACGGTAGAGAAGACCCTTGGGTTAGGCCTATTTGGGGCTTTCAAGTGAAACGACAGTTGCCTGAGGTACCTTATTACGAGATTAGTCCAGCAGGTCACTGCCCACATGATGAGGTTCCCGAG GTTATAAACTTCTTGCTCCGAGGGTGGATTAAGAACCTGGAGTCCCAAGGTTCTGTTTCATTGCCCCTTTTGGAGGAGCCTGATTATGTACAATATGAAATCTTGAAAGAGTTGGAGTATGTCAAAGAAGGATCCCACAAGTCAATTAAAGTACGATTTTTGGGATCGAACTTCTCATTTTGGAATCTGATAATCTCATCCTTGAAGCTACGCCTCGCTAGTTTGCTGGCGAGTTTCAGATAG
- the LOC103974025 gene encoding pheophytinase, chloroplastic isoform X3: MELVPLSRSSIFAPPINRLQRRNNLKWKQSKPSVSRKAGIACAGAKPPRNSGVSSQESKRIENLYQKEGRRLLRLLEGLRSRASPEVCGEHHKYFAINGDVGLASIPKKVDEVAKVIIPGLSDDSGGSPISSCYWEWKPKISVHYEKSGSQNVDAPAVLFLPGFGVGSFHYEKQLEDLGRDYKVWALDFLGQGKSLPTEDPAPVDNREGDSEDNDVLWGFGEEPKPWARELVYSIDLWREQVQHFVEQVIGEPVYVVGNSLGGFVALYFAACNPQLVRGVTLLNATPFWGFLPNPVRSPRLSKFLSWSGTFPLPSNVRRLTQLVWEKISDPSSIQEVLKQVYADHSINVDKVFSHIIEITQHPAAAASFASIMFAPRGQLSFQEALSRCQVEGVPICLMYGREDPWVRPIWGFQVKRQLPEVPYYEISPAGHCPHDEVPEVDHQWHLS; the protein is encoded by the exons ATGGAGTTGGTTCCCTTGAGCCGCTCTTCCATATTTGCCCCCCCTATCAACAGACTCCAGCGGAGAAACAACCTCAAGTGGAAGCAGTCTAAGCCTTCGGTTTCCAGAAAAGCTGGAATTGCTTGTGCTGGGGCGAAACCCCCTCGGAATTCAGGGGTTTCTTCTCAAGAAAGCAAGAGGATCGagaatttgtatcaaaaggaagggCGTAGATTGTTGCGTCTGCTCGAAGGGCTTCGAAGCCGTGCCTCTCCGGAGGTGTGCGGTGAGCATCATAAATATTTTGCCATCAATGGAGATGTGGGTCTCGCTAGTATCCCCAAGAAAGTGGATGAAGTTGCAAAGGTCATCATTCCTGGTTTATCTGATGACTCCGGTGGCTCTCCGATCAGTAGTTGCTACTGGGAGTGGAAACCTAAAATTTCGGTGCACTATGAGAAGTCAGGGTCTCAGAATGTGGATGCGCCTGCTGTGCTCTTCCTACCTGGGTTTGGAGTTGGCTCATTTCACTATGAGAAGCAATTGGAAGATTTGGGCCGTGATTACAAAGTGTGGGCTCTGGATTTCTTAGGACAAGGCAAGTCATTGCCAACCGAAGACCCGGCCCCCGTTGATAATCGTGAAGGGGATTCTGAAGATAATGATGTGTTATGGGGGTTCGGAGAGGAACCTAAACCCTGGGCAAGGGAGCTGGTGTACTCTATTGACCTATGGCGAGAACAGGTTCAGCATTTTGTAGAACAG GTAATTGGTGAACCAGTTTATGTTGTTGGTAATTCTCTTGGAGGCTTTGTTGCCTTGTACTTTGCAGCATGCAATCCTCAGCTAGTAAGAGGAGTTACATTGCTTAATGCGACACCGTTTTGGGGATTCCTTCCTAACCCTGTCAGATCACCTAGATTGTCCAAATTTCTTTCATGGTCTGGGACGTTTCCCCTACCTTCAAATGTGAGAAGGCTAACTCAGTTGGT ATGGGAGAAGATCAGTGACCCCAGTAGCATACAGGAAGTACTAAAACAAGTCTATGCTGATCATTCAATAAATGTTGACAAAGTATTttcccatataattgaaataacaCAACATCCTGCAGCCGCTGCTTCTTTTGCCTCCATTATGTTTGCTCCTAGGGGGCAGTTATCCTTCCAGGAAGCCTTGTCCAG GTGCCAAGTGGAAGGTGTTCCGATCTGTCTTATGTACGGTAGAGAAGACCCTTGGGTTAGGCCTATTTGGGGCTTTCAAGTGAAACGACAGTTGCCTGAGGTACCTTATTACGAGATTAGTCCAGCAGGTCACTGCCCACATGATGAGGTTCCCGAG GTTGACCATCAGTGGCATTTGTCATAA
- the LOC103974025 gene encoding pheophytinase, chloroplastic isoform X2 gives MELVPLSRSSIFAPPINRLQRRNNLKWKQSKPSVSRKAGIACAGAKPPRNSGVSSQESKRIENLYQKEGRRLLRLLEGLRSRASPEVCGEHHKYFAINGDVGLASIPKKVDEVAKVIIPGLSDDSGGSPISSCYWEWKPKISVHYEKSGSQNVDAPAVLFLPGFGVGSFHYEKQLEDLGRDYKVWALDFLGQGKSLPTEDPAPVDNREGDSEDNDVLWGFGEEPKPWARELVYSIDLWREQVQHFVEQVIGEPVYVVGNSLGGFVALYFAACNPQLVRGVTLLNATPFWGFLPNPVRSPRLSKFLSWSGTFPLPSNVRRLTQLVWEKISDPSSIQEVLKQVYADHSINVDKVFSHIIEITQHPAAAASFASIMFAPRGQLSFQEALSRCQVEGVPICLMYGREDPWVRPIWGFQVKRQLPEVPYYEISPAGHCPHDEVPERQIEVALRKRRPSHQLLWVSTTS, from the exons ATGGAGTTGGTTCCCTTGAGCCGCTCTTCCATATTTGCCCCCCCTATCAACAGACTCCAGCGGAGAAACAACCTCAAGTGGAAGCAGTCTAAGCCTTCGGTTTCCAGAAAAGCTGGAATTGCTTGTGCTGGGGCGAAACCCCCTCGGAATTCAGGGGTTTCTTCTCAAGAAAGCAAGAGGATCGagaatttgtatcaaaaggaagggCGTAGATTGTTGCGTCTGCTCGAAGGGCTTCGAAGCCGTGCCTCTCCGGAGGTGTGCGGTGAGCATCATAAATATTTTGCCATCAATGGAGATGTGGGTCTCGCTAGTATCCCCAAGAAAGTGGATGAAGTTGCAAAGGTCATCATTCCTGGTTTATCTGATGACTCCGGTGGCTCTCCGATCAGTAGTTGCTACTGGGAGTGGAAACCTAAAATTTCGGTGCACTATGAGAAGTCAGGGTCTCAGAATGTGGATGCGCCTGCTGTGCTCTTCCTACCTGGGTTTGGAGTTGGCTCATTTCACTATGAGAAGCAATTGGAAGATTTGGGCCGTGATTACAAAGTGTGGGCTCTGGATTTCTTAGGACAAGGCAAGTCATTGCCAACCGAAGACCCGGCCCCCGTTGATAATCGTGAAGGGGATTCTGAAGATAATGATGTGTTATGGGGGTTCGGAGAGGAACCTAAACCCTGGGCAAGGGAGCTGGTGTACTCTATTGACCTATGGCGAGAACAGGTTCAGCATTTTGTAGAACAG GTAATTGGTGAACCAGTTTATGTTGTTGGTAATTCTCTTGGAGGCTTTGTTGCCTTGTACTTTGCAGCATGCAATCCTCAGCTAGTAAGAGGAGTTACATTGCTTAATGCGACACCGTTTTGGGGATTCCTTCCTAACCCTGTCAGATCACCTAGATTGTCCAAATTTCTTTCATGGTCTGGGACGTTTCCCCTACCTTCAAATGTGAGAAGGCTAACTCAGTTGGT ATGGGAGAAGATCAGTGACCCCAGTAGCATACAGGAAGTACTAAAACAAGTCTATGCTGATCATTCAATAAATGTTGACAAAGTATTttcccatataattgaaataacaCAACATCCTGCAGCCGCTGCTTCTTTTGCCTCCATTATGTTTGCTCCTAGGGGGCAGTTATCCTTCCAGGAAGCCTTGTCCAG GTGCCAAGTGGAAGGTGTTCCGATCTGTCTTATGTACGGTAGAGAAGACCCTTGGGTTAGGCCTATTTGGGGCTTTCAAGTGAAACGACAGTTGCCTGAGGTACCTTATTACGAGATTAGTCCAGCAGGTCACTGCCCACATGATGAGGTTCCCGAG AGGCAAATAGAAGTAGCTCTCAGGAAGCGAAGACCATCTCATCAGTTGCTTTGGGTCTCTACAACCAGTTAA